In one Thunnus maccoyii chromosome 12, fThuMac1.1, whole genome shotgun sequence genomic region, the following are encoded:
- the LOC121908523 gene encoding transmembrane protein 69-like, protein MIGFASRRGIISGLPVWRCLQQHTTRAPNYTTHAQLLFHSQASSVLMPSRLTSPNRLLSIRPISWPDSRLCHGDSQGISERGDTKDGFSLRALTQAPKPALYLGFSGLIPFLSAPLLMAATQSFYPEVAYAQLVYGASIVSFLGGARWGFAIPDGSPALPDWKNLGNSVVPSLLAWLALLCRDNVAEGALVVIMGLGLSLHYDLTLLPGYPAWFKAMRTILTLVATFSLVATLTLKKFCTEKKITELQN, encoded by the exons ATGATTGGATTTGCATCGAGAAGAGGCATCATTTCTGGG CTTCCAGTATGGAGATGTCTTCAGCAGCACACAACCAGAGCGCCAAACTACACAACACAtgctcagctgctgtttcattCCCAAGCCTCCTCAGTATTAATGCCATCCAGACTCACTTCCCCCAACAGACTGTTGAGCATCAGGCCCATCAGCTGGCCCGACTCACGTCTCTGCCACGGGGATTCACAAGGCATTTCTGAGAGAGGAGACACCAAGGATGGTTTCAGTTTGAGGGCCCTCACCCAGGCTCCCAAACCAGCCCTGTACCTCGGTTTCTCTGGGCTCATCCCATTCTTGTCTGCCCCTCTCTTAATGGCTGCGACACAGTCCTTCTACCCTGAGGTGGCATATGCTCAGCTGGTGTATGGAGCCTCTATAGTCTCCTTCCTTGGAGGTGCCCGCTGGGGGTTTGCCATCCCTGACGGCAGTCCCGCTCTGCCTGACTGGAAGAACTTGGGCAACAGTGTGGTGCCGTCGCTCCTGGCCTGGCTTGCACTGCTCTGCAGGGACAATGTTGCAGAAGGAGCCCTGGTAGTTATCATGGGATTGGGTCTGTCTCTGCATTACGACTTGACCCTGCTGCCTGGCTACCCTGCCTGGTTCAAAGCTATGCGAACTATCCTCACTCTGGTTGCCACCTTCTCGCTGGTGGCTACACTGACACTGAAGAAATTCTGCACTGAGAAGAAGATCACAGAGCTTCAGAACTGA